The proteins below are encoded in one region of Anaerosporomusa subterranea:
- a CDS encoding FAD-dependent oxidoreductase, whose translation MAKKVIINGGGWAGCAAALAARQAGAEVELFERTDMLLGTGLVGGIIRNNGRFSATEELIAMGGGKLFQIADQVARHKNVEFPGHKHVSLYDVAKIEPAVKKALLEAGVKIHLCARVKDIEKDGDTITTLIAEHYTEKKEIKGVGDSFVDASGTAGPQGNCTKYGNGCVMCIFRCPTFGPRMSIAGKAGITELIGKKPDGSIGAMSGSCKLLKDSLSKEIVEQLDTTGVAIIPIPKHLQKGEASLTQKACQQYALAEFNDNIILLDTGHAKLMTAYYPLAILRQIPGFEEARYEDPYAGGIGNSMRYVGMSPRNNALHVDGLANVFCGGEKAGLLVGHTEAIITGTLAGHNAARAAFGQDPIILPTSLACGDAIAFVKESMQTEEGMTKKYTFSGSVYFERMKRLNLYTTDIKEIKDRVEEAGMTNVFKS comes from the coding sequence GTGGCGAAAAAAGTAATAATTAACGGCGGCGGCTGGGCCGGCTGTGCGGCTGCTCTGGCTGCGCGACAGGCAGGGGCAGAGGTTGAGCTGTTCGAACGGACTGACATGCTCCTCGGCACCGGCCTGGTTGGCGGCATTATACGCAACAATGGTCGTTTCTCTGCCACTGAAGAGTTAATTGCCATGGGCGGCGGCAAATTATTTCAGATTGCCGATCAGGTAGCTCGTCATAAGAATGTGGAATTCCCAGGTCACAAACACGTCTCTTTATACGATGTGGCGAAAATTGAACCGGCGGTAAAAAAAGCGTTGCTTGAAGCTGGTGTCAAGATCCATCTCTGTGCCAGAGTAAAAGATATCGAAAAAGACGGTGACACCATTACCACTCTGATTGCCGAACACTACACTGAGAAGAAAGAGATCAAAGGTGTTGGCGATAGCTTTGTCGATGCCTCCGGCACGGCCGGCCCACAAGGCAACTGCACTAAATATGGAAACGGCTGTGTTATGTGCATTTTCCGCTGCCCAACCTTTGGACCGCGGATGTCGATCGCCGGCAAAGCTGGCATAACAGAGCTAATCGGCAAAAAGCCTGATGGCTCAATTGGCGCTATGAGTGGTTCGTGTAAACTTCTCAAAGACTCGCTATCGAAAGAGATTGTCGAACAACTTGATACAACCGGTGTTGCGATTATTCCTATCCCCAAGCATTTGCAAAAAGGAGAGGCGTCGTTAACGCAGAAGGCCTGTCAGCAATATGCGCTGGCGGAATTCAATGACAATATTATCCTGTTGGATACCGGCCACGCCAAACTGATGACAGCCTATTATCCGCTGGCGATTCTGCGGCAGATCCCAGGCTTTGAAGAAGCACGCTATGAAGATCCTTATGCTGGCGGCATCGGCAATTCGATGCGCTATGTAGGTATGTCGCCGCGCAATAATGCACTGCATGTTGATGGACTGGCTAATGTTTTCTGCGGCGGTGAAAAGGCCGGTCTGCTGGTTGGTCATACCGAAGCAATTATTACCGGCACACTGGCAGGGCACAATGCCGCTCGCGCCGCGTTTGGCCAAGACCCGATTATTCTGCCGACTTCCCTGGCTTGCGGTGACGCGATTGCGTTTGTTAAAGAAAGTATGCAAACCGAAGAAGGCATGACCAAGAAGTACACCTTCTCCGGATCTGTATATTTTGAACGGATGAAACGACTCAACCTCTATACTACAGATATCAAAGAGATTAAAGACCGGGTAGAAGAAGCCGGCATGACCAACGTATTCAAGTCATAA
- the cytX gene encoding putative hydroxymethylpyrimidine transporter CytX, giving the protein MNTTSTLGFKHFLFLWFGAAVSVPEILAGGLLAPLGLASGATAILAGHLIGTTLLALVGLIGFQERVPAIESTRISFGAYGARLFALLNVLQLIGWTTIMILSAARSVNEITKILFQIDNTTIWSVTIGALILLWVALGRESGWKKLNMAAVWLLFGLTVVLSWAVLRNPVVAQQPAAGMLSFTEAIELSIAMPLSWLPLAADYTRFARSGKGAAWGSFIGYFTGSCWMYLIGLGVAVKTGNADPAAVMLAANLGLAALGIVILATITTTFMDAYSAGVSIATLCPGLNEKHMAMAVTVLGAALALIIDMEQYISFLLAIGSVFAPLFAILLTDYFILKNRRIRPELQANWSALAVWCVGIALYYQFLDLKLALGATIPVIIVTAFIYTIVGRFANTWTYCKQQPKPSQP; this is encoded by the coding sequence ATGAATACAACATCAACCCTTGGCTTCAAACACTTTCTGTTTCTTTGGTTCGGCGCCGCGGTATCGGTGCCGGAAATTCTCGCTGGCGGATTGCTTGCCCCACTTGGCTTAGCCAGCGGCGCGACTGCCATACTGGCAGGGCATTTGATCGGCACTACCCTGCTGGCTCTGGTTGGCCTGATCGGGTTCCAGGAGCGAGTGCCGGCGATTGAGTCGACGCGCATTTCATTTGGCGCTTACGGCGCCCGCTTATTCGCATTGTTGAATGTGCTACAGTTGATTGGCTGGACAACAATTATGATCCTCTCGGCGGCCCGTTCTGTCAACGAAATCACGAAAATTCTATTCCAGATTGATAACACCACAATTTGGAGCGTAACTATCGGCGCTTTAATCCTGCTGTGGGTGGCTCTCGGTCGGGAAAGCGGCTGGAAGAAGCTCAACATGGCAGCAGTTTGGCTGTTATTTGGCTTAACCGTAGTATTGAGCTGGGCCGTGCTGCGGAACCCGGTGGTGGCTCAGCAGCCAGCCGCAGGGATGCTGAGTTTCACGGAAGCGATCGAGCTGAGCATAGCCATGCCTCTATCTTGGTTGCCGCTGGCCGCAGACTACACCCGATTTGCCCGTTCTGGCAAAGGTGCTGCCTGGGGCAGCTTTATTGGCTATTTCACTGGAAGCTGCTGGATGTACCTCATTGGTCTTGGTGTTGCCGTCAAAACCGGCAATGCCGATCCGGCGGCAGTCATGCTAGCAGCAAATCTAGGTCTTGCGGCCTTAGGGATTGTGATCCTGGCAACTATTACAACCACCTTCATGGACGCCTATTCGGCCGGAGTCAGTATCGCCACTCTTTGTCCTGGTCTCAACGAAAAACATATGGCCATGGCGGTCACGGTACTGGGCGCGGCGCTTGCCCTCATCATTGATATGGAACAATACATTTCATTCTTGTTAGCCATCGGCTCAGTATTTGCGCCATTATTCGCGATACTGCTGACAGATTACTTCATATTAAAGAATCGCCGCATCCGTCCAGAACTACAGGCAAACTGGTCTGCCTTGGCGGTTTGGTGCGTAGGGATAGCCCTATATTATCAATTCCTTGATCTTAAACTTGCGCTCGGCGCGACGATTCCGGTCATTATCGTCACCGCGTTTATCTATACAATTGTCGGGAGGTTTGCCAACACATGGACATACTGCAAACAGCAGCCCAAGCCCTCGCAGCCATAA
- a CDS encoding Na-translocating system protein MpsC family protein: protein MGQAPIDLKQEIIRINNNLNISMFGIGLRKQRVVIVDDDKIIISADHKRIPVLAVLDQSNRSITRSVDVAILDEYKRRLKAELADQLQLPIKCVLKDYDPECELALTVIVLSQPLSREFGRC, encoded by the coding sequence ATGGGTCAGGCGCCGATTGATTTAAAACAGGAAATTATTCGGATCAATAATAATTTGAATATCAGCATGTTTGGTATTGGTTTACGCAAACAGCGAGTTGTCATAGTTGATGATGATAAGATCATTATTTCCGCCGACCATAAACGTATTCCGGTTCTGGCTGTACTCGATCAGAGCAATCGCAGCATAACTCGCTCTGTCGATGTAGCCATTCTCGATGAATATAAACGGCGGTTGAAAGCTGAATTGGCCGATCAACTGCAGCTTCCAATAAAGTGTGTTCTAAAAGATTATGATCCCGAGTGTGAGTTAGCTCTGACGGTGATCGTACTGAGTCAGCCACTATCACGAGAGTTTGGGCGCTGTTGA
- a CDS encoding RidA family protein — MGFEDKLNELGLTLPEVAKPVAAYVPAVRCGDHVYTSGQLPIVKGEVKYKGKLGQEVSLEEGYEAAKICALNCLAAVKSVAGSLDNVEKIIKVVGFVNSAVDFTDQPKVVNGASELVAKLFGEAGTHARSAVGVAQLPLGAAVEVEMIVKVK; from the coding sequence ATGGGATTTGAAGACAAGCTAAATGAATTAGGACTAACCTTGCCAGAGGTGGCAAAGCCGGTGGCTGCTTATGTTCCTGCTGTACGCTGCGGTGATCATGTGTATACCTCAGGTCAGCTTCCGATCGTGAAAGGCGAGGTCAAGTACAAAGGCAAGCTTGGGCAGGAAGTAAGCCTTGAAGAGGGTTATGAGGCAGCCAAAATTTGTGCGCTAAACTGTCTGGCGGCGGTTAAAAGTGTGGCCGGCAGTCTTGACAATGTTGAGAAAATCATCAAAGTAGTTGGTTTTGTCAACAGTGCCGTCGATTTTACCGATCAGCCTAAAGTAGTCAACGGCGCATCCGAGTTAGTCGCCAAGCTGTTTGGCGAGGCTGGAACACACGCCCGCTCTGCCGTTGGTGTAGCCCAACTTCCTCTTGGCGCGGCAGTTGAAGTCGAAATGATTGTCAAAGTGAAATAG